The genomic DNA CTTCGTTTTCTTGGTGTTCGTTCAATAACGTGTCGTGTCAATGGAGCTCAAAATCGTATAATCACGTAAGTTTAATCACGTATTTGAACTTGTCAAGCAATGAAGCTTCGATGTGCGATTGTTTCCATAAATTAACAAGATCGATAGCTTCACCCTATGAACAACTACGTGCCGGCAAGCAACGTGCTGTGCAACAAGTATATTCCTCTATTTATTTCAATGTCTCATCAACAACAtcatccaaaatttgaaggaggcagATTGTAAGAGAGCTGACCATGTCCCTTCAAACCAAGTTTAGgaaatccaaagaaaagaaaggcGAAGACCAAATccaggagcaaccaccaccgctccAGCCGCCGCCGCCGGTTGCTCCGCCATCTTCCTCGTCGTCCCAGCAAGCCATATCTCAAGCGCTAGCGACCACCGCCCACCTGGCCAACCTCCTGCCCACCGGCACTCTGCTCGCCTTCCAGCTCCTCGTGCCGGTCTTCACCAACAACGGCGCCTGCGATGCCGTCACCGTCCTCCTGACGCGCGGGCTGCTGCTGCTCCTCGCCGCCTCCTGCTTCCTCGCCAGCTTCACCGACAGCTTTCGGGCGACCGACGGCCAGCTCTACTATGGCTTCGCGACGCGCCGTGGTATGTGGCTCTTCAACTACGTGGACGAGGGCGGCGCGGGGACTCTGCCGGACTTGACCAAGTACAGGCGGCGGACCAGGGACTGGGTGCACGCGGCGCTGTCTGTGCTGGTGTTCGCGGTGGTGGCGCTGCGGGACCGGAACGTCGTCAGTTGCTTCTACCCGCGGCCGAGCAGGGAGGTTCAGGAGGCGTTGGACATAGTGCCGCTGGGCGTCGGCGTGCTTTGCAGCTTGCTCTTCGTGGTGTTTCCGACGAGTAGGCACGGCATCGGTTACCCTATCACCTCCGGCAACTGATTCATTCCTGAATCTCTTCTTAATTGTTGATGTTCTTAAATTGTTAGAAATCTTGTAATATGATAAAAATCGATCAAATTCACTttggttgattgagaaattttaaaaataaatgataatccagttaatttctaaaataattgatCAATTTTCCTATGACCATTAGAATAAATCGGGACGTATCAAGAACATTTAGAGGAAAAAAGaacatttagaggaaaaattaaGTGATTGATCTGGTCTCATAGAAATTTCCCACTAACCATTTAAAATACGTCGTAATTGAAATTTGAATCGTAAATACCTGAATTACAATTTAAATATCCTATTCCAGTACCATGGTCCTGGGGACGAGAAATTCTTTACTGAAGAACAAGTAAACCGTCAACATTCTCACATGCACTCAATTAAGCAAGTTTAATGTAAACAAATAAGGCGAATACTCTACTATAGATATAGTTGACAATAAACTTAGTTCATAAACATGTCCTGAGGGTAGGAACTCTATCAAGCAATCCATTTGGAGAATTGAAAAGCACAAACTAAGAACCATCGTTTTCATCACTACTACCTCAGCAAAAGGGCGACTATGAATCAAGATTAGCTCCCACGCACAATTATTATACAAGTCTTAACTGGATTCACAATATAATATCCATAGGATGGTTCAGACCAATAACAAGCTCTCCACGTTGGAATACAGAAGGTACCTATAGATAATAATCCTTCTATTGAAAATTCAGCATCTACGATataccgttgaaggtgagatctCATCATCATTTGCTTTCGTGCAAGTTAGGTTGGATCGGTTGAACGCGGAAGGCCATAGTCATTTGTGGCGCAAACTCCCTATCTTTGTATCCAAGCTCTAGCTCGCGAACGCTTCCATCCATTGTCAATTGATGATGGTGCTGAAGGTACAAAGGCCAAGTGTTACTAGAAAAATtacaaagaaaattttctaatatacaTCAATAAAGCAGAGAGACAATATGGAAATGCTCTAGAATTACATATTATGCATAGCTAGAGATGCCCGTTCTAGTTTCTAAAGTTCCATTAAGATAACTACAAGCGCAATTAGGGTACATGAGTTGGGTTCCTTTGATAGAAAACTTGCTAGAGGTGCTAAAAATAATTCTCTGAAATGTGTATTTCTATAAAATCTATGCATCTAGGAGAATTATAAAATAATGTGTTCCACAAGTGCTAAAACATTTGGACTTGGATAAAATGTTACCCATCAGTAATAAAATTGTGAACAGTGAAACAGGTATAAACATCTGTAAGCTATGAAACATCAACTGATAAGATGTTTACCAGCATATAAGTCAGTTGCTTGTTTTCCTCCTCTAGAAATTTTTCCTATTCGAGAGATGAAAACCATTAAGAGCAGAAACAAAATTAAGACAAAAAAAAAcattcaacaaattaaaactcgaGGGAATATGTATGCCAACATTCTTCTTGTGCATCTTCCAGATCTCCATCTAGAATTGGCAAGAAATGAGAATCAATTCAACAGCACAAAGGTAATCTCAATTGAAATGACAAGCAAATACCATTAAACAAATTTCTCACTTGCTTTTCCCTTACGCTGGTGAGCCCAATCTGGAGTGCCTCCTCAATAGGAATCAATTCCTTTGGGTAAAGGGAGTTGAGATCCTCACCCTTAAGATGCCTAATTCGCACAGAACAAAGCCATCATAAGAGAGCACAAACTTCACCAGATGAGTGATACATATGAACCATATGAATCAAACAATAGATTAGCACCCCAAACCTTAGTTCAATCTGCATGTTGTCGTTTTCTTTCTTAACTCGCTCAATTTCAACACTCAGACTCTGCAAAAGACAGCAATTTGCTTCACGGAAAAATGGAAAGAAAAATGATTCATTTGGTGTAGAGagaaaaaattgatttaaaaatgagatgaatggaataaaaaaaatagaatctcCATGATTTTGCACAAGATATCAGAAATTTTCTTATTCACCATTTACATTCATGGACGAAACTAGAGTCATCTAAAacaaaggaagagagagagaaaaagagCATTTTTAATTTAGCAACGATACCTCATGCTTGGCATCCCAGAGCTTTTCGCCGGAGTTCGTCTGGTACCTCTCCAGAATCTTCGGCAACCTGACACAACGACACCGTCCATTCGGAAACGCCAAAATCGCAAAATCGACAGAGCGCACAAAAAGGTACCGAGATCTTTTTTCATCAGGAAAAAGAAAAAGTGACTCATCGCCGGCATACTCACGTGGTGGAGGGACTGCAGAACTCGGACATCTTCCCGGAGCTGGAGAATATGGCGACGGAGACCTGCGATTCGCAGAGGATGCTGATTTCTCTCGCCTTCTTAATGATCCCATTGCGGCGCTTGGAGAAGGTCACCTGCCGGTTGGTGGAATTCTCGATCCGCTTTATCTCGATCTTCCCGCGCCCCATTTCATCCAACACCAGCACCGTCGCCGCCGCCCTGGCTCCAGCTCGCAGAGGAATAAAAGGAGGAGAGATTGAGCAGCCATGGGGAGAGGAAGTTTGAGTAAAAGAGAAAGGCTTTCCATCCTGAGCTTGGAGCGAAGGAAACTTTCGGGGACGGTACCATAACTAATCCCCAGTCGCTTTAAACCCTAGCGTCCTGTCCAGATCCGACGGGGAAACGAAGGGTTTAAGCAGGTGAAACGCGGAAACCGAATAAAGTTCCTCTCAATTTACCTACTATATGAGTGGCTAATAAGAAAAGGACCGATGCTCCAACTAATTGAGAGACTGGTGAAGACTGGGGTACAACGAATGATGTATTTAAAACGTTGCTGAGTAATGATGGTGGAGTTGTCCCTGTCTCGCCCGCATAGCTTTTCGTCGTGATGGTGCGGTTGGTTCCTTATAATAAAAAAATcgattttatatttaacttaaaattaaaaattgtataaaaaattataattgcgTTTTTGAAATATCTATATTTAAAACGTTTAAATTAAAGaactaacttaacttaaattgatagataaaataataaaaatatcaaaattaaggCTTTACGAACTCTAAAGTGTGACGCGACGAGACAGAACTTCGGGGCATGACAAAACGCTCGCGTCAAAGTGTCGAAATTCTGTCTTtttaaataataacaataataatacagttgattttattatttttatttttttaataaaaatatattatttggttgataatttttatattttttaaatattattttaaaaaaatagtttaaaagttatttttttcagaaaagtaaaaaaatttgtAATATGATGAATAAGATAGAGCTCCTAAAGTTAGAAACCGGGGTCGAAGTCAAAAAAATCTAGTTGATATGACAGTCAAAATCAATGATGAGTTAACACTCAGGGTTATCACGGTCATATATCTCAAGTGAATAGTCTAGCCAATCGGATCCGAATCCCTCATGAGCAAGGAAATCTCGAGTCATATTACGTACTAC from Zingiber officinale cultivar Zhangliang chromosome 4A, Zo_v1.1, whole genome shotgun sequence includes the following:
- the LOC121969267 gene encoding protein DMP3-like, producing MSLQTKFRKSKEKKGEDQIQEQPPPLQPPPPVAPPSSSSSQQAISQALATTAHLANLLPTGTLLAFQLLVPVFTNNGACDAVTVLLTRGLLLLLAASCFLASFTDSFRATDGQLYYGFATRRGMWLFNYVDEGGAGTLPDLTKYRRRTRDWVHAALSVLVFAVVALRDRNVVSCFYPRPSREVQEALDIVPLGVGVLCSLLFVVFPTSRHGIGYPITSGN
- the LOC121969268 gene encoding MADS-box transcription factor 2-like, which translates into the protein MGRGKIEIKRIENSTNRQVTFSKRRNGIIKKAREISILCESQVSVAIFSSSGKMSEFCSPSTTLPKILERYQTNSGEKLWDAKHESLSVEIERVKKENDNMQIELRHLKGEDLNSLYPKELIPIEEALQIGLTSVREKQMEIWKMHKKNEKFLEEENKQLTYMLHHHQLTMDGSVRELELGYKDREFAPQMTMAFRVQPIQPNLHESK